TTTAGTTGAACCTCGTAATGTTAGACTTGGATTGGCAAGTGATGGATTTAATCCATTTGGCTGAATGAGCATTGCTCATAGTACATGGCCTGTGATTGTAGTTCCATATAATTTGCCCCCTTGGATGTGCATGAAACAGCCTTATCTCATATTAACCTTACTTATTCCTAGTCCAAAAGCCCCTGGAAACCACATTGATGTTTATTTGCAACCTTTGATTGAAGAATTGAAGGAGTTATGGGAGGCCGGTGTTCAAACGTATGATGCcttaaagaaacaaaattttcagaTGCATGCAACTATTTTATGGACTATTAATGACTTTCCTGCCTATGCAAATTTGTCTGGATATAGTACAAAGGGAAAGTGGGCTTGTCCTTGTTGCAACAAACACACCAAGTCTCATTAGCTAAGATATGGGAAAAAATTTTGCTATATGGGCCACCGTCGATTTTTACCTAGGAACCATAAATAGCGTAATAATAAAGTTCATTTCAATGGGAAGGTGGAACGTAGGGACCGACCTCCACAACTGTCTGGATATGATGtgtttgaataattatgcactgttgaaaaggaaaatgagataATTCTAATGATACTTGGCTAAAACATTGGAAGAAAAAAGTATCTTTTTGAGCTGCCTTATTGGAAAGAACTTTTGTTGCGTCACAATCTAGACGTTATgcacattgaaaaaaatgtatGTGATAATGTTATTAGAACGATCATGCATATTCAAGGAAAATCGACAGATGGTAAGAAAGCTCGCATGGACTTGAAAGAGATGGGCATTAGAGAGACACTCCACCTACTCGgtgaagatgataaaataccTCTTGCATGTTACATGTTgtcttcaaaagaaaaattgatgttgtgtgaatttttgaaagaagttAAAGTACCAGATGGTTATTCGTCGAATATCTCAAGGTGTGTTAATATCAAGGAGCGCAAAATCTTGTCCTTAAAGAGTCATGATTGCCACATTCTTATGCAACGATTACTCCCTCTTACTCTACGGGGCCTTCTCCCTAAGGATGTTTTTGGTGCATTGATTGAATTGAGTAACTTTTTTCGAGAGATTTGTTCCAAAGTATTGAGGGTTGAAAGGTTAAATGAACTTGAACTCCAAATTGCTGAAACTCTTTGCAAATTAGAACGAATCTTCCTTCCAACTTTTTTCAACATTATGGAACACTTACCTATTCACTTACCTAGTGAAGCTAAGATTGCCGGCCCTGTCCAGTATCGTTGGATGTATCCAATTGAAAGGTTTGTACATGTTCTTATTCATACTagtttttttggaaaaaaaaaaaaagtttaccCCCTTATTAAGGAGTTTAAGAAAAGTTATCAATTTCTTTGACAGGTATTTACGCACATTGAAATCTTATGTCCGTAATAAGAGTCGTCCAGAGCGTTCAATTGCAAAGGGATATCTTGCAGAAGAATGCCTGAATTTTTGTTCTAGATACCTAAAAGGATGTGAAACGAAATTCAATCGCGTTGAAAGAAATGCTGACGGGGATGGTGTGAACACAATTGGTGGATTATCTGTGTTTACTCAAACAGGTCGTGCTTTAGGAAAAGCGACTCAATGTGAGCTTGGAAGAGAGGAATGGTCCCAAGCTAGATTATATGTCCTTAAAAATTGTGATGAAATCCAATCATTCATAGAGTAAGTGATAATTTTGACATATTATAtaccaattaatttataacaattatttttccatgaaatttctCTTACTGCTTTTTGTGTGTAATTTGAAATAGAGAACACAAACAATTGGTGGTCCAATCTCTAACCCATTCTCATCCCAGAAACGTAGAAAAAGTTCACAATAGACAATTTCCAAGTTGGTTTGAGCATCAAGTAAGTATATTAAGATCCAATATGTATCATTTAAATGTTTTGTGGTTAGATGTTCAATGCCATCCATTTGAACTATATTGTTATTTAACCCATTTCCCTTTAAATGGATAGGTGACACAAATGTATAATTTAGAAAATGACAAAGTCACCAATCATTTGTTATCACTTGCTCGAGGGCCAAATCATAGTGCATTGTCATACAAAGGCTACATTGTTAATGGTTTTCGGTTCCACACCCGATATTGAGAGAaagaattgaaaactcaaaatagtgGAGTTTTTATGAGAGGGGAAACTAATAGTTTTGCAACTGTGAGAGATGGTAACCCAACCCTTGGTAATGTGGATTACTATGGCGTGTTAATGAATATTATCGAATTGCAATATCTTGGTGGTTTATGAGGAGTATTATTCAAGTGTGATTGGAGAGATGTATGCAATAAAGGAAGAGGAATCAAGACAGATAATTACGGGTTcacttccttaaattttgatagatcATTGCAGACTAATGAACCATTTATACTTGCTTGCCAAGCTGAACAGGTGTtttatgtaagggaaatggggGAACCTAATTGGTATGTTGTTCAATGATCACAATCTCGAAACTTTTATGATATGGATGCCTATGAAGCCACTAGTGATGAACCATTTCAACAAAATGATATATCAAACATTGGCCAATGTTCAACCCAAGATGCGGATCTAAATGACTGTGAGTTTTCATGCCATAGAAGTGACATTCCGCTAGAGATTGCATTTGAAGAAGGGACATCAAGACAACGAAGGAATAGAATGTATCATTCAGttaagggaaagagaaagactagatgaagaaggaaataaaaacCAGTTTTAagtgatgatgattgattgtaTATGTCTTGCTTGCTTAGTTTtgatatgtttcttttttttttccctctatttTTCTAAAGCTTAGTGTATTTcagtgtttcttttttctttagtcACGTTCTATATATAAGTCTATGTTGTAGCCAATGGAGGGAATAGCTGAAACCAACGAACAAATTCTCGTCACACCATCTAATTTTGATCCATCTACAAGACAAAGTTGCGCTGGTAAGAAATAATTATCTATCTTTTAATAGTTTGGTTTTTTCAtctgtaaaatgataaaataattattagtttttatttatcatatatttattatataggatcatcatcatctaatgcaagaaaaagaggtcgagggaaaacaaagaataaaatactaatatCTTTGGCTCTTGGTAAAAAATTGCCATTGGAATTCATTAATTATGGTCAAGCCATTGGATCAAATGCTAATGTGTTTGCAAGTCATATTGGCAAGATTGTTAAAGTATGTGAAGATGCACCAATTTCTTGCAAGCGTTGGGAAGATGTTCCACaagacaataagaataaaatgtattcTTATGTACTGGTAAGAtcaataattattctatattatacttatatgatATTGTATTAAATCGTTCTTTATAACTTATAACGTTTcaaacaactttttcttttaacttgtgtaggagaaatttgaatttgatgaaaatgaagtaagaaaaaattagaTCTTTAGAAAGATGGGAAGGGCTTTTGCAAACCATAGATATAGGTTGAAGGCTAACTATTATGATGCATatgacaatgatgatgatcGAATTAAGTTTGCTCCAACAACAATCGACCAAGGACAATGGAGACAATTTGTCAGTTGGTTGAGCTCACATGAGTTTCAGGTATTCTATAccctttactttttttatgcaaaatttactttaattatttaaaatatgattattgTATTTAGTCTTACATATAGGTTTCTTGTGCTCGTAATAAGTCTAATCGGTCAAGCAAACAATGACTAAAACTACAGGCACTAGAAGTTTTGCTCGAGTCAGAGCTGAACaggtataatttaaatcatttatacatctttctcattaacaattttttttttttttgttgattaactTGTTTATTTAATACAGGCTGAAATATTAGGACACGAACCGTCTGCATGGGAAATGTTCAAGGTGACACACAAGAAAAAAGACGGGTCAATGGTTGATTCcacatcaaaagaaatagtggtaaattttattttaaatagtttatgttgttattgtgatatatattttagtattatgttataacatacctattttatttattatcaaattgcAGGACACAATTCAATCTTTAGTAACCCAAAGTGCTGAGGAAGAACCTTCTCAAGctattgatgaaaatgaaattttttctgaAGTAATGGGAAGAGAAAGACATGGACGTGTTCGTGGGTATGGATTCAgaccaactccttcttctgtCCTTGGAAAGATTCCATCTCGTCATGAGCTTATTACAGAACTAGAACAAATGTGACAACATaataatggtttgaaaaatgaaatgcaacttttgaaagagaaaaatgaagcgttGTCGACAGAATTGAACCAAGTCAAAGAAAGgcaatcaatttttgaaacttttataGAAGATGTTAGGGCAAGAAGGATTAGAAATAACAATTGACTAGACTTAATTGTTTAATGTCTTTTTTTGATGTAAAGTGCCAGATGTCTTTTTTTGATGACAATGTAAATGTAAAGTGCTAGCCAATTATTAATTGACTCGAGTTGTTTTCTAAAGTTTCTTGATGATTAGAATGGTGTTTATTTTAGATacaatgtattaaattaataaggtttaaaatatagaaaaacaagcAGTGGGttgtgagaaaattttataaaaatcattttttatgaCGACCAACAAAAAGTGGTCactaaaaatgtctttttttgtGGCAACCATGACTCTCACTAAAAGTATCTGTCAAACACTTTTTGTGGCAATCAAtataatgtggtcactaaaaaaCGTTCATTTTGTGGCGGCCAACACTATTACTAAAATCTTACcatttgtgacaaccagcaAACCtgtcacaaaaaattcattatctGTGACAACGGTGGTCGTCACTAAAGAGTCATTATTTGTGAGGGCCATGACCgtcacaaaaaatgacattagtgACAGACGACTATGGTTGTCAGTAAAAAAAATTTTGTGACCGTCACATTCGGTCGCCACTAAATGGTATTTTTAGTGATGGCTAGCCAATAATTGCCACTAATATTATTTGTGCCAGACTTTTTAGTGATAGCTTGTGACAACCAACTTAGCGCCcactaaaacttttagtgacgagtttttatacttttagtgacggttttggcctccactaaaaatcttgtttcttgtagtgattttctcaattttctcataatttttctctaatttcttcttatttttctctcaataattctaaataaataactattcaagtatttttctaaatttttccccacaaaaattcataaaataatatctaTAAGCCTCTGAAATTATATggaaattttccattttttctcctattttctccaatttccataattacttttccttgagaaaatttatttctccttgatttccttcgaatTTCCTCCATGAAAATGACCAAggctcataaaataaattccttatccttctggaattttctcataattttataaaaatccctcatatttatttttcatttacctttcctttcaaaaatcccaaataattatctcctcaagaaatttctaagaaaaaaattcataaaaataaactattattttttcctgaatttctagatatttttttagaattttatttcctttaattctattttgtctcaaattttttatatttttagtatttaaaaaatacagaaattaccTCTGATTATCTTCTCCGGCGCCGGCACACcgaaaaattaaacaaatgacACCGGGATGCTtctctcccttagtcgatcccaattGTACCCCTCTTGGTCAGAAAAAATCATTGGAAGCCCTTCGATTTAGCCAAAAACAGTCTGCCTAAGCCGCCCGCCATTGAACTCCGGCGAACTAAATTGGCCTCCTATTCGAAGTCCGATTGACTCGAAACTTTTCAAACTAATTCCCCATAGCCTCGCAACCAAAATCCCCTTATTAGATCCTTCGATCGTTCACTCTACAACCTGATTTAAATCCTAActcaatatgtatatatatatatataggcggtCGAATATATAATTGCGAAAACATCCCCTATACcactccaaaaactctcaaaatctGCATAATTGCTTCTCACAacttggggaacaaaagccccttatcaaaACGCTCGAATTCCTTCCCAAATTCTAGATCTAAGGCTATGAACTTTCATGGAAACCCTCAACCAAAACTtgactatttatagccaaattcgagcCTCtcttgtaacgccccacttttcccaagcgagcgttaactcgagatttcgggaataatttttttttttttaacatcataTACACAACATAAGCCTCTTGACatacataccttcatcatagtcatttcccgacaatcccgatcgtaccttctcagtatatcaaaatttaataattaatagactaagacaggtattatcaatcacattagcggaagcaagatcgaaacctcaataatatataaccgacaattcctttacaataaccaaattgatgtttcgcatgaaaatatcaaaatattacataacctctgaacatcgtaatcattgACAAAACCTACAAAACTAAACATAgtagctacatctcgatgacattttttatcttggcgccactgctttcatctggaatgtttgaatattctagggacatagtccaaattagatgctgaatcatctaagtgagagttcaaaaatattttcatgcagatatgcaaaatcatatataaaaccgataAATTTCGACAtaccccagcctaagagaatcccacatagcacttagttctaaccgggaaaaatgcaatctctctaaaggcgacatgaCCACATCGACtcattggcaaaccaatcctgcttaagagggacaacctcaacataggaacccgagaatcaccccattgtcattgttaggctttacgctcatACTCAAaggcattccaaaacccaacgcaaccctagccccaagagtgtcacatcagcactatccccgaaatctacgacacctcggccttaatgctattactcaaaggaacctagggtggtgtccactcttagccctgccacttgagccaacaatcggggtggtgtccactctcagccccgccacttgagtaccatagggtgaagtccatctcagccccgtcccaagtgggtcacatagcattaacccttggcacacattccgagtgctgacacttgagagctacgtcacaggttaaccacccacatcccacatggacaacacaacatgccaatgccgaaaaatcataacatgcataaaatcaacatctcaatgtatgcaatttgtcgtacgaaattcaatgcatgtgtaaataaccgtttggacaaaccatcaaaataaaccaaaccatagggatgaacactcacagtaaatcattcacatgctattataagtcttttcgggtagaaccactcaccttttaGACACAATTCGAATTCTTCTTGAAAAGCGCggtacgcctcgatttgcatgcccacctcgaacttcgcacgagtcacttcgtctcaacTCTCAAGGCACCCTATGTTATCATATTCATCCAACAGTTAtaattttcccttaattttatcacattttcctatttttctcccatttttcttctctaataatccaaaacaaatatctacacaactattttctaaaatatttttacataataattcataaaataattttccaataattttgaaaaaaaaaaatcagaaattaccTATGTGGCACGCGCCTCCACACGCCTAGGCACGTTTCTACGAGTGAGGACAGCGCGTGCATTGCACGTGCATCGTTTTCTCCGACGAGCAGCTCGCCGGCCGGCACCGGAATTCTTCCCCGATCACACCACCTGAAAGCCTTCTTTCAGTCGATCATGATGGCATCCTTAGGTGCTCGAAACAACCACTGGCGGCCTTCAAATCGAGCAAAAACAGGCTCAGTCCGACCACAGCCCGCGATTTTTCGGCGACTCTCGAAACCCCTTCAAACCACCTCGAAAATTCAccaaacttaccagaaatgctcctcttgcctcaaggaACAAAGCCTCTTATTGGCTTTCCTCGATTCGTCCTCAAACCCGAGCTATTTGGTGCTTCAAaatcggccgaaacccttggctatttataggccaaatccGACCTCCACGCGGCAAATTTCTAGCCAAAACTCCTCTCACACGCCTCCTAGGCCGTCCTTTCCCATGCCCTGATGAAAATAGGTTGCCAAATCGCCGGATTTTCTGGCCAAAATTctggccagatctgccatgtgCGTGAGCTTTTTCGAAAATTGCAGTTTGGccctcttgaaattttcttttacattttggcccttatcctcaagcccctgatctttctagcaccatcactaagaccttcaagattagtacttctcatttctcccttgaaactcccgaaaaattatcattttgacctccttcgggcaaatttagaaaattgcacttaggctcgaTTGATTGTTTTGatctcaaatccactcgattcaacctgaaaccacttaagggttgttctatatattaaatattagttctagacacactccgttgattttttggacattgtctataacaattcggtaatacgatctaattggcagctgtatttttgctgtaccgaaaactgttcccgatctcatttcttttatcactaaaaatcataatttaaatcactcgtcgatactataccattttccttagctatctagggtccggagTACTCCCtttgactaattcggtcgtccaaagttgtgttagtgtaccttatagtcttatttttttttccaaaatttcatttatgcattttatcaaatatcatttttatcctcaaattatttcTGGGTATTACATCTCTCAACCAATCACAAGGAATAATGTGAGCTAGAAACCACCCCCACGTCCATGCCAGGCTTAGCCATGCCCTGGTCGCTGATTTGACGGCGACGTGGCAGGTGTGGCAGCCATGCCTCACGTCgcaattttgttttgttttgttttatatgtttttttttgacATGATAAAGCataatatcttttattaaaaacaactaTAATCTATACCAGACATTCTCAAGACGTTCGTCAATAATATATCCtttcttttaaatatctaaatttcgAGACGTTCCCTGtcgacgattcaatttttcagctcGAACTGAAGCTGTATTGAAAATTAACtccgatttgatttctttcaatactaaaaatcctatctcgggatgtttaataataacatatcattttcctttgaaatctcaACCTTGGGACATttcctacagtcgattcggtgaCTTATTGCCCTTTCCAACCATTTTTTCGGTATCCCAAGCTCctcaaaattacgtggcaaccttatgccaaTACGGGATATTACAATGGTGGTGACCGTTGGTGGCGACAGTTGTGGTTGGAGGTtgtttattgaataaaatattataaaataattttatacaaaattttaaagtaaactcgttttttaattttctattttgagaaataattttttagaataataaaaaaaatacttttttataaaatcttaagatagacactcaaaatataaaattaaaaataaattcaaaacttaaaactgaaaactaaaatatgaaGAGAACGTCAGCTAAAATTAAAGTAGCTTTTCATAAAAACTAgagtagttttatttttcttttgttaaaatttacCATAATTTCCAAAGTCTCCTAGCAagtgttttctctctctctctctaaaccccAAAGATTTATTGTTGGGGTTTAAGAAATGCCCACCAGTAGTAGGGTCATAAATGAGCTGAATCATTCACAAGCAGTTCAATGTTCGACTCGacaaaaattcattcgaatttATTCGTTAAATTAAATGAGTTGaaattaattctaattaattttgaaacttgTTAAAGCTCACAAACATGTTCGATTAGAGACTCATGAATACTAATAATTCGATTAGAGGGTCATAAATATGGTCGATTAAAAGTTCACGAATAGTTTGTAAACAAAATCGTTTATAAACACATTAATAcacttgtttttaattttataaatatattatttaacataaagttatcaaatattaaattattataataatacaattaaattgaatatgtttaaaatgattaaatatacattaatttaattattcaacataatataatatatgtatatataataaaataaaataaaaaaataagtttgagcAAAATAACAAGTTTTAACAAGCCTTAGCCTATTAGGGAGCCTAaactcgagctcgagctcgtcAGCAAGTGGTTGAGTTTGAGCTTAGAAACTACCTCACTTAGCTCAACTTGGTTCGATTGCAATTCTaacaattgatatatatatatatatattctaaacatttttatttttaatttcaagggggggggggggggggggagagagagaaatgctTGTAGGtttggggaaaaaaagaaaaagaaatagatggTGATCTCACCAAACAATTGTCCCCAACTCGAGTCCTGAAActctttattaattaatgtatgaATTCAAGTAACAAAGCGAAATGAAGGAGACATAATATTAATTCCAAGTTCTGCATGCATGCCCACTTATGAAGACTCTCTCTCTTCCAGAATCCTGAGGCCAACATAGCTGCACAAAACCCACCCAACAAATACAACAAACAATTTTGTCACATATAACCAGTAcgtacaaaataaaacaactgAAATAATAGCAAACTTCAGATAATTACCGGCCCAGCATCATGAGAGTAGCTTGGGGATTGGTCCCTGGCGAGGAATTAAAGGTGGATCCATCAACAATTCGTAATGCACCAATTCCAGTAACACTAAAATGAGGATCCACAACCTTCCCCACCACACAACCCCCATGGTAATGATACATAGTAGTCAACATTTTGCGACAATATGTTTCAAAAGCTGCATCATCAGCTTTGTCATTCGGCAAAGATCGCCCCACAAATTTAAATTCTTTGGTGTCGTTTAGTCCTGGAAACTTGTACTTCTCCATTACTTGGGAACTCATCACCTTGTCAAGATTTTTTGTTCCCAACACACACTTAGCCAAGTCTGTTGGATTGGACAAGTAGTTGAAGCGAACCTTTGGGGTAGCCGTCACATTTGTGGATGATGCTAGAGAAAGTGAACCTAATGAGAGTGGCCTTGCGAGTTTGTGAATTACAGATAGTACGGTAAAGTTCACAGGAGGAGATGGGTTTGGGAAGAGGATGACGCTTACGGGAGAATTGAAAGGGTAAGAACCTGATACGGCTTCAATATAATGATCTTCTGTTATACCTACAATTGAAACTTCAGAACCCTGTACTTCAAGTGAAGGAGCAATGTTAACGTTAAAACGGGGATTATCTACCAAAAATTGGCCAACCGAAGGATGGTGCTTCACTATGGGAATCTTCAAGGATGATAGATATGGCACTGGACCAACCCCACTTAGCAGCAAAATCTGAGGGCTACCAAGAGTGCCCGCACTCAAAATTACTTCTCCTTTGGGTtttagcatggcttgatgtaACTTACCCTTTGAGTCACTATATATTACTCCAACAGCTGAAACAGCttacataaaacaaaacatcaaacaaaattaatttcaataatCATACAATCATAAAACAATGGTTAATGAAAAAAACTATAACAAAGTGGAATTCATCAGGTCATTATTTCTagttttgaaaatagtaaatgAAAAAAACTATAACAAAGTGGGGATTAATGCTCATAAAACAATGGTTAATTAAGCAAAGGTATAATACATATGATACCCCCTcaataagtaaaaaaatgtaGCATTTAATCCTTGATGTGCAAATCGTCAAAATTCGATACCTTAACTATTAAACATTATTGATTTATGTCTTTACCGTGTAAAGAACGTTAGCATGTGTATGAATACGCTCATTTCTATGAGTGATACATCATATGGATTACTAGTTGACAGTATTTGAATAGGTTGACTAG
The sequence above is a segment of the Diospyros lotus cultivar Yz01 chromosome 7, ASM1463336v1, whole genome shotgun sequence genome. Coding sequences within it:
- the LOC127806146 gene encoding sinalpyl alcohol oxidase Nec3-like; the encoded protein is MSCGDCFFIILHCADQDYLKFVRDANEFPSIEFYDYIVVGGGTVGCPLATTLSTNHSVLLLERGSSPRERPEVLLQENLINNILEADDKDSPAQPFTSEDGVPNVRGRILGGGTMINFGFYSRADPYFYTNSGIEWDMKLVNESYKWVEETIVSKPIVGTWQSSVKEALLQVGNGPDNGFTFDHIIGTKIGGSTFDGNGRRHGAVELLNKALSNNIQVAIHATVERVIFSTNSRAVSAVGVIYSDSKGKLHQAMLKPKGEVILSAGTLGSPQILLLSGVGPVPYLSSLKIPIVKHHPSVGQFLVDNPRFNVNIAPSLEVQGSEVSIVGITEDHYIEAVSGSYPFNSPVSVILFPNPSPPVNFTVLSVIHKLARPLSLGSLSLASSTNVTATPKVRFNYLSNPTDLAKCVLGTKNLDKVMSSQVMEKYKFPGLNDTKEFKFVGRSLPNDKADDAAFETYCRKMLTTMYHYHGGCVVGKVVDPHFSVTGIGALRIVDGSTFNSSPGTNPQATLMMLGRYVGLRILEERESS